In Capillimicrobium parvum, a genomic segment contains:
- a CDS encoding HD domain-containing phosphohydrolase, which translates to MIAAATEALSENGEDWRITASSGSVSLPDEAPHAAQALHLVHQRMYADKRGGRASPVAQARDVLLRAVSERWDGGGYPDGLAGEEIPVGARIVAVCDAWDAMVSDRAYRIAATPAAALAELRRCAGTQFDPAVVAALAEVLEDASLESCPVSAWPPDGGRRACLPGCSRTPIA; encoded by the coding sequence GTGATCGCGGCGGCGACCGAGGCGCTCAGCGAGAACGGCGAGGACTGGCGGATCACCGCGTCGTCGGGCTCGGTGTCGCTGCCCGACGAGGCGCCGCACGCCGCCCAAGCGCTGCACCTCGTCCACCAGCGGATGTACGCCGACAAGCGCGGCGGGCGTGCGTCGCCGGTCGCGCAGGCCCGCGACGTCCTCCTGCGCGCCGTGTCCGAGCGCTGGGACGGCGGCGGCTACCCCGACGGACTGGCCGGCGAGGAGATCCCGGTCGGCGCGCGGATCGTCGCGGTCTGCGACGCGTGGGACGCGATGGTCAGCGACCGCGCCTACCGAATCGCAGCCACCCCCGCCGCCGCCCTGGCGGAGCTGCGCCGGTGCGCCGGGACGCAGTTCGACCCGGCGGTCGTCGCGGCGCTCGCCGAGGTGCTCGAGGACGCGTCGCTCGAGTCGTGCCCGGTCTCCGCCTGGCCGCCTGACGGCGGTCGGCGCGCGTGCCTGCCGGGGTGCTCGCGCACGCCGATCGCGTAG
- a CDS encoding ABC transporter ATP-binding protein — protein MQTQTASPAAPPPTQTDPGVIRVERATRHFGAVTAIEDLTLAVRAGEVVAVVGPSGCGKSTLLELVCGLSAPDAGRVDAGPAALMPQRDLLLPWASALDNAALALRVRGESKAKARAAAAPAFAEFGLAGFERSRPAALSGGMRQRVAFLRTLLAGKPILCLDEPFASLDAISRADMQAWLQGALAREPRTVLLVTHDVEEAVLLGDRVAVMSPRPGRIVAEIAVGLPRPRTATQPEVVALRGRAMAALAAATAGARA, from the coding sequence ATGCAGACCCAGACCGCATCACCCGCGGCGCCACCGCCGACGCAGACCGATCCCGGCGTCATCCGGGTGGAGCGCGCGACCCGCCACTTCGGCGCCGTCACGGCGATCGAGGACCTCACGCTCGCCGTGCGCGCGGGCGAGGTCGTCGCGGTCGTCGGCCCGAGCGGCTGCGGCAAGTCGACGCTGCTCGAGCTCGTCTGCGGGCTGTCGGCGCCCGACGCCGGCCGCGTCGACGCGGGCCCCGCCGCGCTGATGCCCCAGCGGGACCTGCTGCTGCCGTGGGCGAGCGCGCTCGACAACGCGGCGCTGGCGCTACGCGTGCGGGGCGAGTCGAAGGCGAAGGCGCGCGCCGCGGCGGCGCCGGCGTTCGCCGAGTTCGGCCTGGCGGGCTTCGAGCGCTCGCGGCCGGCCGCGCTGTCGGGCGGGATGCGCCAGCGCGTCGCCTTCCTGCGCACGCTGCTGGCCGGCAAGCCGATCCTCTGCCTCGACGAGCCGTTCGCCTCGCTCGACGCGATCTCGCGCGCCGACATGCAGGCGTGGCTGCAGGGCGCGCTGGCGCGCGAGCCGCGCACGGTGCTGCTCGTCACCCACGACGTCGAGGAGGCCGTGCTGCTGGGCGACCGCGTCGCGGTGATGTCGCCGCGGCCGGGGCGGATCGTCGCCGAGATCGCGGTCGGCCTGCCGCGCCCGCGGACCGCGACCCAGCCCGAGGTCGTCGCGCTGCGCGGCCGGGCGATGGCGGCGCTCGCCGCGGCGACGGCGGGGGCGCGGGCGTGA
- a CDS encoding ABC transporter permease, whose amino-acid sequence MIAGLLSLALLGAWQLYADLGGVDDLILPAPSEIATALWDDRSLLWDNFLVTASEVALGIAAALALGFACAVAMHFSRSLRNATYPLLVASQAVPVVIVAPLLVVWLGFGIGPKVAIIALVCFFPITVTTLDALGRVDRDTIKLLRTLDATRWAAFRHAEAPAALPAALSGAKIAVAVAVIGAVFAEYAGSSSGLGHLILQAIPQLETARAWAAVVVLAAFAVALFYALDWAQRRLVPWTRTERT is encoded by the coding sequence GTGATCGCCGGCCTGCTCTCGCTCGCGCTGCTCGGCGCCTGGCAGCTCTACGCCGACCTCGGCGGCGTCGACGACCTCATCCTGCCCGCCCCGAGCGAGATCGCCACCGCGCTGTGGGACGACCGCTCGCTGCTGTGGGACAACTTCCTCGTCACCGCGAGCGAGGTCGCGCTCGGCATCGCCGCCGCGCTCGCGCTCGGGTTCGCGTGCGCCGTCGCGATGCACTTCTCGCGCTCGCTGCGCAACGCGACCTACCCCCTGCTCGTCGCGTCGCAGGCCGTCCCGGTGGTGATCGTCGCGCCGCTGCTCGTCGTCTGGCTCGGCTTCGGCATCGGGCCGAAGGTGGCGATCATCGCGCTCGTCTGCTTCTTTCCCATCACCGTGACGACGCTCGACGCGCTCGGCCGCGTCGACCGCGACACGATCAAGCTCCTGCGCACGCTGGACGCCACGCGCTGGGCGGCGTTCCGCCACGCGGAGGCGCCGGCGGCGCTGCCCGCCGCGCTGAGCGGGGCGAAGATCGCCGTCGCCGTCGCGGTCATCGGCGCCGTGTTCGCCGAATATGCCGGCTCGTCCTCAGGGCTCGGCCACCTCATCCTCCAGGCGATCCCCCAGCTCGAGACCGCCCGCGCCTGGGCGGCCGTCGTCGTGCTGGCGGCGTTCGCCGTCGCCCTCTTCTACGCACTCGACTGGGCCCAGCGCCGCCTCGTGCCCTGGACCCGAACCGAAAGGACCTAG
- a CDS encoding ABC transporter substrate-binding protein translates to MLRRIAVLAVLAASLLGLAACGEKDDRVSAPPVQKVRLMLDYLPNADHAGIYEAIADGSFARAGLNVEPLVPPDPSAPLKLLAAGRADIAISYEPEVLLARDKGLKVVSIGALVQRPLTSIMALPSAKVTTPKDLRGKTVGTAGIPYQSAYLKTILAENGVPQTSVKEVNVSFNLVPAMLSKRADATLGAFWNVEGVQLQREKRNPVIIPVDQAGVPTYNELVLVVREQDARARGPYLRAFVRALAQGHEALRKNPQAGVDALVERNPDLDPATTLAQVRATLPAFFPTDKTKPFGWQDVDAWGRYGRWMLDNQLLAKAPLPTSLTNEYLPGVGLEQDEGPPS, encoded by the coding sequence GTGCTCCGCCGTATCGCCGTCCTCGCCGTCCTCGCCGCGAGCCTGCTCGGGCTCGCCGCATGCGGCGAGAAGGACGACCGCGTCTCCGCGCCCCCCGTCCAGAAGGTGCGCCTGATGCTCGACTACCTGCCCAACGCCGACCACGCCGGCATCTACGAGGCGATCGCCGACGGCTCGTTCGCCCGCGCCGGGCTGAACGTCGAGCCGCTCGTGCCGCCCGACCCCTCCGCCCCGCTGAAGCTGCTCGCCGCCGGCCGCGCCGACATCGCGATCTCCTACGAGCCCGAGGTGCTGCTGGCCCGCGACAAGGGCCTGAAGGTCGTCTCGATCGGGGCACTCGTGCAGCGGCCCCTGACGTCGATCATGGCGCTGCCGAGCGCGAAGGTCACGACGCCCAAGGACCTGCGGGGCAAGACCGTCGGCACCGCGGGCATCCCCTACCAGTCGGCGTACCTGAAGACGATCCTGGCCGAGAACGGCGTGCCGCAGACCTCGGTCAAGGAGGTCAACGTGAGCTTCAACCTCGTCCCGGCGATGCTGTCCAAGCGGGCGGACGCGACGCTCGGCGCCTTCTGGAACGTCGAGGGCGTGCAGCTGCAGCGCGAGAAGCGCAACCCGGTGATCATCCCGGTCGACCAGGCCGGGGTGCCGACCTACAACGAGCTCGTCCTCGTCGTGCGCGAGCAGGACGCGCGCGCCCGCGGCCCGTACCTGCGGGCGTTCGTGCGCGCGCTCGCCCAGGGCCACGAGGCGCTGCGCAAGAACCCGCAGGCCGGCGTCGACGCCCTCGTCGAGCGCAACCCCGACCTCGACCCCGCCACGACGCTCGCCCAGGTCCGCGCCACGCTGCCGGCGTTCTTCCCCACCGACAAGACGAAGCCGTTCGGCTGGCAGGACGTGGACGCGTGGGGCCGCTACGGGCGCTGGATGCTCGACAACCAGCTGCTCGCCAAGGCGCCGCTGCCGACGTCCCTGACGAACGAGTACCTGCCCGGCGTCGGGCTCGAGCAGGACGAGGGTCCGCCGAGCTGA
- a CDS encoding DNA-3-methyladenine glycosylase family protein, with the protein MPGPPEVRVEVRPPWPFRLRRQGGMDGVQRCRDGVLHRLLHVEGVPVVVRVAQPAADRVVLGAAAESPDAAREAIARMRFAIGVDDDLRPFYERFRFDPLIGRSVRSAPHMRIRRRPEPFEALAWAICEQLIAFEDAAAIQREIVRFCGPRCERTGLRDVPGAAAVAGLAPARLESFGLTATRAQALVRAAREVARGRVDLRAGDHERGWARLRAIRGIGAWTIEFLALYGQGRYDQLPAGDLAYRKLVGRLRAGGNPAARAEEDEVREFFAPYGEWAGLAGAHAIAGAVRGARALAA; encoded by the coding sequence GTGCCGGGGCCGCCCGAGGTCCGCGTCGAGGTCCGCCCGCCGTGGCCGTTCCGGCTGCGCCGGCAGGGCGGTATGGACGGTGTGCAGCGCTGCCGGGACGGGGTCCTGCACCGCCTGCTCCACGTGGAGGGCGTGCCGGTGGTGGTGCGGGTCGCCCAGCCCGCCGCCGACCGGGTGGTCCTCGGCGCCGCCGCCGAGTCCCCGGACGCGGCGCGGGAGGCGATCGCCCGCATGCGCTTCGCCATCGGCGTCGACGACGACCTGCGCCCGTTCTACGAGCGCTTCCGCTTCGATCCGCTCATCGGCCGCTCCGTGCGGTCTGCGCCGCACATGCGCATCCGCCGCCGGCCGGAGCCGTTCGAGGCGCTCGCGTGGGCGATCTGCGAGCAGCTCATCGCCTTCGAGGACGCCGCCGCGATCCAGCGCGAGATCGTCCGCTTCTGCGGCCCCCGCTGCGAACGGACCGGCCTGCGCGACGTCCCCGGCGCCGCGGCCGTGGCGGGCCTCGCGCCCGCGCGCCTGGAGTCCTTCGGCCTGACCGCCACCCGCGCGCAGGCGCTGGTCCGCGCGGCGCGCGAGGTCGCCCGGGGGCGCGTCGACCTGCGCGCGGGCGACCACGAGCGCGGCTGGGCGCGGCTGCGGGCGATCCGCGGCATCGGGGCCTGGACCATCGAGTTCCTCGCGCTCTACGGCCAGGGCCGCTACGACCAGCTGCCCGCCGGCGACCTCGCCTACCGCAAGCTCGTCGGGCGGCTGCGGGCGGGCGGCAACCCGGCCGCGCGCGCCGAGGAGGACGAGGTGCGCGAGTTCTTCGCACCGTACGGCGAGTGGGCCGGGCTGGCGGGCGCGCACGCGATCGCCGGCGCCGTCCGCGGCGCCCGCGCGCTGGCGGCGTAG
- a CDS encoding aminotransferase class I/II-fold pyridoxal phosphate-dependent enzyme — protein MPTTVDVFAKVRGHERAEQLRAAREADLLPYFRVLTGPAGPVVEMEGADRVMLGSNNYLGLTGDARVVQGARRALDDYGTGLTGSRLLNGTTALHVELERELAEWMGTEDCIVFTTGHQANVGTLGTILAPGDTVIVDSGDHASILDGVMLSRAKMRPFRHNKLDKMEKALERAQGDGGGILVVVDGVYSMEGDVAPLVEICDLCARYGARLMVDEAHGAGVLGARGAGASELLGVEDRVDLRMGTFSKSLASCGGFVAGSAEVVEFLRISSRAYIFTASGVPAALGAALAALRIVRSPEGPELFARVLANARYLRDGLRERGFKTIDHDIVTPVVPVLVEDDWKAALLWRALYDAGVFVNVAIHPAVPPGGALLRTSVMATHDEATLERALDAFASVKQAFEAEHGPLPTAAR, from the coding sequence ATGCCCACCACCGTAGACGTCTTCGCCAAGGTCCGCGGCCACGAGCGCGCCGAGCAGCTGCGCGCGGCCCGGGAGGCCGATCTCCTTCCCTATTTCCGCGTCCTGACCGGGCCGGCCGGGCCCGTCGTGGAGATGGAGGGCGCCGATCGCGTGATGCTCGGCTCGAACAACTACCTCGGGCTGACCGGCGACGCGCGGGTCGTCCAGGGCGCGCGGCGGGCGCTCGACGACTACGGCACGGGCCTGACCGGCTCGCGCCTGCTCAACGGCACGACCGCCCTGCACGTCGAGCTCGAGCGCGAGCTCGCCGAGTGGATGGGCACCGAGGACTGCATCGTCTTCACCACCGGCCACCAGGCCAACGTCGGCACGCTCGGCACGATCCTCGCGCCGGGCGACACCGTGATCGTCGACTCCGGCGACCACGCGTCGATCCTCGACGGCGTGATGCTCTCGCGGGCCAAGATGCGCCCGTTCCGCCACAACAAGCTCGACAAGATGGAGAAGGCGCTCGAGCGCGCCCAGGGGGACGGCGGCGGGATCCTGGTGGTGGTCGACGGCGTGTACTCGATGGAGGGCGACGTCGCGCCGCTGGTGGAGATCTGCGACCTGTGTGCGCGCTACGGCGCCCGGCTCATGGTCGACGAGGCGCACGGCGCCGGGGTGCTCGGCGCGCGTGGTGCGGGAGCGTCGGAGCTGCTCGGCGTGGAGGACCGCGTCGACCTGCGGATGGGCACGTTCTCGAAGTCGCTGGCGTCCTGCGGCGGGTTCGTCGCCGGCAGCGCCGAGGTCGTGGAGTTCCTGCGGATCTCCAGCCGCGCCTACATCTTCACGGCGTCGGGGGTGCCGGCGGCGCTCGGCGCGGCCCTCGCCGCGCTGCGCATCGTGCGCTCGCCGGAAGGGCCCGAGCTCTTCGCCCGCGTGCTCGCCAACGCCCGGTACCTGCGGGACGGCCTGCGCGAGCGCGGCTTCAAGACGATCGATCACGACATCGTCACACCGGTCGTCCCCGTGCTCGTCGAGGATGACTGGAAAGCCGCCCTCCTGTGGCGAGCGCTCTACGACGCCGGCGTCTTCGTCAACGTCGCCATCCACCCGGCGGTCCCTCCCGGCGGGGCCCTTCTGCGCACGAGCGTGATGGCGACCCACGACGAGGCCACGCTGGAGCGTGCGCTGGACGCGTTCGCCTCCGTCAAGCAGGCCTTCGAGGCCGAACACGGACCACTGCCCACCGCGGCGCGGTGA
- a CDS encoding VOC family protein, whose protein sequence is MTDTSGEPRRMRITGLHHVTLITRNLDATTSFYRDLLGLALVEQAANEDDPDARHFWFGDAEGRAGTLLSFLEYPAMPEGSVGVGSTHHLALAVDSSEELDAWRDYLRGRGVQTTDVFERGRFRSLYLRDPDGHILELATRV, encoded by the coding sequence GTGACCGATACCTCCGGCGAGCCCCGGCGCATGCGCATCACGGGCCTGCACCACGTGACGCTCATCACCCGCAACCTCGACGCCACCACGTCCTTTTACCGCGACCTCCTGGGCCTCGCGCTGGTCGAACAGGCCGCCAACGAGGACGACCCCGACGCCCGCCACTTCTGGTTCGGCGACGCCGAGGGCCGGGCCGGCACGCTGCTGTCGTTCCTCGAGTACCCCGCGATGCCCGAGGGCTCGGTGGGGGTCGGCTCGACCCATCACCTGGCGCTGGCCGTCGACTCGTCGGAGGAGCTCGATGCGTGGCGCGACTACCTGCGCGGCCGCGGCGTCCAGACGACGGACGTCTTCGAGCGCGGCCGCTTCCGCTCCCTGTACCTGCGCGACCCCGACGGGCACATCCTCGAGCTCGCCACGCGCGTCTGA
- a CDS encoding TlpA family protein disulfide reductase, with protein MSGPLDFPEDRRDAEDGPAGARAAGPEPAAGPARPPGPGGGRRRRYGWLIGIVALVAMAWILVNTLRTEGVSSSGVRPGAKLPPFAVPLALGDLDGDANVARRAGSGPAGSRPACAVRGPQILNVCQLAERGPVVLAFLATRGGDCTTALDRLDRVRGEFPGVQVAAVSVRGDRSDLRRLVRDRGWGFPVGYDRDGAVANLYGVAVCPQTTYAYPGGAVRATTIGEQSVADLRASLRRLVATSRERGWRAPARG; from the coding sequence GTGAGCGGCCCGCTCGACTTCCCCGAGGACCGCCGCGACGCCGAGGACGGGCCGGCCGGTGCGCGGGCGGCGGGGCCGGAGCCGGCGGCGGGGCCCGCCCGGCCGCCTGGGCCGGGGGGAGGCAGGCGCCGGCGCTACGGCTGGCTGATCGGCATCGTCGCGCTCGTCGCGATGGCCTGGATCCTCGTCAACACGCTGCGCACGGAGGGCGTCTCGTCGAGCGGGGTGCGGCCGGGGGCGAAGCTGCCGCCGTTCGCCGTCCCGCTCGCCCTCGGCGACCTCGACGGCGACGCGAACGTGGCCCGGCGCGCCGGATCCGGGCCGGCGGGCAGCCGGCCCGCGTGCGCGGTGCGCGGGCCGCAGATCCTCAACGTCTGCCAGCTCGCCGAGCGCGGCCCGGTGGTGCTCGCATTCCTGGCGACGCGCGGCGGGGACTGCACGACGGCGCTGGACCGGCTCGACCGGGTCCGCGGCGAGTTCCCCGGCGTGCAGGTCGCCGCGGTGTCCGTGCGCGGCGACCGGTCCGACCTGCGCCGCCTCGTCCGCGACCGCGGCTGGGGCTTCCCGGTCGGCTACGACCGTGACGGGGCGGTGGCGAACCTGTACGGCGTGGCGGTGTGCCCGCAGACCACGTACGCCTACCCGGGCGGGGCGGTGAGGGCGACGACGATCGGCGAGCAGTCGGTGGCCGATCTGCGCGCGAGCCTGCGCCGGCTGGTGGCGACGTCCCGGGAGCGGGGATGGCGGGCGCCGGCCCGAGGCTGA
- a CDS encoding efflux RND transporter permease subunit, with product MTASPLQRLVAWVARRPWIVLAVMLALSAGAVTLAALTLRPSSSADTLIGRSTDTWQATERYHERFGDDAIYVLVREDLRKLLLTTDLETVLGLEGCLAGNPPSGATPAGGTNGPCGRLAETKPVQVVYGPGTFVNESVRQIGDQFSAQSTQRAAQAEQAAEAAYKLARKRGYDVARARTFAQQARRLVEAEFTRDVLALALKYGLTGVPQLNDTSFVTKLVFRDAAQGLPKERFAYLFPSRATALIQVRLKPGLSDDERRDAIALVRSAVAMPDWRLSGGGRYVTTGAPVVLSDLGDELTHSLVVLLVAALVIMAVTLAVVFRARLRLLPLVVAGCAAGLTFGALALTGLPLTMASIGVLPVLIGLAVDYAIQFQSRTREEGSPVRAARVGAPAILTAGLATAAGFLVLGLSPVPMVREFGLLLVAGVVIALLCTLTVGAAALAIAERRPPAARGAAGALAAAARGADELLRDNALARGVRRAGRGASAWIVGAALGRGRRVVVVAVLLALAGWGLETQLKVQSDVNRLVPQDLTALSDLRELQESTGVGGEIDVMVSADDLTDPSVLEWMSAYQDRVLERYGYGGAQGCGEATLCPAFSLPDLFSGGTGGLQRSDVRALLDAVPPYFSQAVITPDQTAATLAFGIRLMPLDEQQRVIETMRDELDPPPGVTAQLVGLPVIASEANAAVSEPWRRVALLLGGLLAVTLVLIVALRSVRRALVPLVPIALATGWSALVLFALRVELNPMSVTLGALVVAISTEFSVLLAERYRQERAGGFGEREALERTYRSTGLAVLASGITAIAGFAVLIVSDIQMLRDFGWVTVVDLAVSLLGVLAVLPAVLVLAERRAPTHGAPSGRRARPERAAAP from the coding sequence GTGACGGCGAGCCCGCTGCAGCGCCTCGTCGCGTGGGTCGCGCGGCGGCCATGGATCGTCCTCGCCGTGATGCTGGCGCTCTCGGCGGGCGCGGTGACGCTCGCCGCGCTGACCCTGCGGCCGTCGAGCAGCGCCGACACGCTGATCGGGCGCTCCACGGACACCTGGCAGGCGACGGAGCGCTATCACGAGCGCTTCGGCGACGACGCCATCTACGTGCTCGTGCGCGAGGACCTGCGCAAGCTGCTGCTGACGACGGACCTGGAGACCGTGCTCGGGCTCGAGGGCTGCCTGGCGGGCAACCCGCCCTCGGGCGCGACGCCGGCCGGCGGGACGAACGGGCCGTGCGGCCGCCTCGCCGAGACGAAGCCGGTGCAGGTGGTCTACGGGCCCGGGACGTTCGTCAACGAGTCCGTCCGCCAGATCGGCGACCAGTTCAGCGCCCAGTCCACCCAGCGCGCGGCGCAGGCCGAGCAGGCGGCCGAGGCCGCCTACAAGCTGGCCCGCAAGCGCGGCTACGACGTCGCGCGGGCCAGGACGTTCGCCCAGCAGGCGCGCCGGCTCGTCGAGGCGGAGTTCACGCGCGACGTCCTGGCGCTCGCGCTCAAGTACGGGCTGACGGGCGTGCCGCAGCTCAACGACACGAGCTTCGTCACGAAGCTCGTCTTCCGCGACGCGGCACAGGGGTTGCCGAAGGAGCGCTTCGCCTACCTGTTCCCGAGCCGCGCCACGGCGCTCATCCAGGTCCGGCTGAAGCCCGGCCTGTCCGACGACGAGCGGCGCGACGCGATCGCGCTGGTGCGCAGCGCGGTGGCGATGCCCGACTGGCGGCTGAGCGGCGGCGGCCGGTACGTGACCACGGGTGCGCCGGTCGTGCTCTCGGACCTCGGCGACGAGCTGACGCACTCGCTCGTCGTGCTGCTCGTGGCGGCGCTGGTGATCATGGCGGTGACGCTCGCGGTGGTGTTCCGGGCGCGGCTGCGGCTGCTGCCGCTCGTCGTGGCGGGCTGCGCGGCCGGACTGACCTTCGGCGCGCTCGCGCTGACCGGGCTGCCGCTCACGATGGCCTCGATCGGCGTGCTGCCGGTGCTGATCGGCCTGGCCGTCGACTACGCGATCCAGTTCCAGTCGCGGACCCGCGAGGAGGGCTCGCCGGTGCGGGCGGCCCGGGTGGGCGCGCCGGCGATCCTCACCGCCGGGCTCGCGACCGCGGCGGGGTTCCTCGTGCTCGGCCTCTCGCCGGTGCCGATGGTGCGCGAGTTCGGGCTGCTGCTCGTGGCGGGCGTCGTGATCGCGCTCCTGTGCACCCTCACCGTGGGGGCGGCGGCGCTGGCGATCGCGGAGCGCCGGCCGCCGGCGGCGCGCGGGGCGGCGGGGGCGCTGGCCGCGGCGGCGCGGGGCGCCGACGAGCTCCTGCGCGACAACGCGCTCGCCCGAGGCGTGCGGCGGGCCGGACGGGGAGCGTCGGCGTGGATCGTCGGCGCGGCGCTCGGGCGCGGGCGGCGGGTCGTCGTCGTGGCCGTGCTGCTGGCGCTGGCGGGCTGGGGTCTGGAGACCCAGCTGAAGGTCCAGTCCGACGTCAACCGGCTCGTGCCGCAGGACCTCACCGCGCTCTCGGACCTGCGGGAGCTGCAGGAGTCGACCGGTGTCGGCGGCGAGATCGACGTGATGGTGTCGGCGGACGACCTGACCGACCCGTCCGTGCTCGAGTGGATGTCGGCGTACCAGGACCGCGTCCTCGAGCGCTACGGGTACGGCGGCGCCCAGGGGTGCGGGGAGGCGACCCTGTGCCCGGCGTTCTCGCTGCCCGACCTGTTCTCGGGCGGCACGGGCGGCCTGCAGCGCTCCGACGTCAGGGCGCTGCTCGACGCGGTGCCGCCGTACTTCTCGCAGGCGGTCATCACGCCCGACCAGACGGCCGCGACGCTGGCGTTCGGCATCCGCCTCATGCCGCTCGACGAGCAGCAGCGGGTGATCGAGACGATGCGCGACGAGCTCGACCCGCCGCCGGGGGTGACCGCCCAGCTCGTCGGGCTGCCGGTGATCGCGTCCGAGGCCAACGCGGCGGTATCGGAGCCGTGGCGCCGGGTCGCACTGCTGCTCGGCGGCCTTCTGGCGGTCACGCTGGTCCTGATCGTGGCGCTGCGGTCCGTGCGGCGCGCGCTGGTCCCGCTGGTGCCGATCGCCCTGGCGACCGGGTGGTCGGCGCTCGTGCTCTTCGCCTTGAGGGTGGAGCTCAACCCGATGTCGGTCACGCTCGGCGCGCTCGTCGTGGCGATCTCGACCGAGTTCAGCGTGCTGCTGGCCGAGCGCTACCGGCAGGAGCGCGCGGGCGGCTTCGGCGAGCGCGAGGCGCTCGAGCGCACGTACCGCTCGACGGGCCTCGCGGTGCTGGCGTCGGGCATCACCGCGATCGCGGGCTTCGCGGTGCTCATCGTCTCCGACATACAGATGCTGCGCGACTTCGGGTGGGTGACGGTCGTGGACCTGGCGGTGTCGCTGCTCGGCGTCCTGGCGGTGCTGCCGGCGGTGCTCGTGCTCGCCGAGCGGCGGGCGCCGACGCACGGCGCGCCGAGCGGCCGGCGGGCGCGCCCGGAGCGGGCGGCGGCGCCGTGA
- a CDS encoding MlaD family protein yields MQKQAPTLGRLLVMAGFTLSCFGLLLFLWLAFGGPIPLAPKGYRFSTSFGEATQLAKEADVRISGVSVGKVKEIKTTASGRSETIIELDKQYAPIPKDTKAILRQKTLLGETYVELTPGTPKKGMLPENGNLPASQVSPTVELDEIFRAFDSKTREDFQIWMQQQAVALTGRGKDLNSALGNLAPFASDTDTLLRILNAQSGDVRQVVKGTGDVFDALTARDDQLRSLIENSNRVFSTTAQQDRNLQDIFRILPTFEKESEQTVKRLTEFADNSDPLVTQLRPAARELSPTLQELQGLAPDLRALFRDLGPLVDASKEGLPALDRFLAQLSPFLGELDAPLAQLNPALSGLGYYKPELTAFFANVVAATQASGPVSDGSLVHYLRTMNPINPENLAIYANRLPTNRPNPYTLPGTFDQIAQGLPSYETRQCGSGVPMLLAPNQLTGAIGGATNELTPLLPESFQNLTQEQADQLIATLSTFITPALQNDIFKFAFSGVTTAIAPPCKQQGLFPTRAGTTQYPHISAAPNGHTPGP; encoded by the coding sequence ATGCAGAAGCAGGCCCCGACCCTCGGCCGGCTCCTCGTCATGGCGGGCTTCACGCTCTCCTGCTTCGGTCTGCTGCTCTTCCTGTGGCTGGCCTTCGGCGGCCCGATCCCGCTGGCGCCGAAGGGCTACCGCTTCTCGACCTCGTTCGGCGAGGCGACCCAGCTCGCCAAGGAGGCCGACGTCCGCATCTCCGGCGTGTCCGTCGGCAAGGTCAAGGAGATCAAGACGACCGCGAGCGGCCGGTCGGAGACGATCATCGAGCTCGACAAGCAGTACGCGCCGATCCCGAAGGACACGAAGGCGATCCTGCGCCAGAAGACGCTGCTCGGCGAGACCTACGTCGAGCTGACCCCGGGCACCCCGAAGAAGGGGATGCTGCCCGAGAACGGCAACCTGCCCGCGTCGCAGGTCTCGCCGACCGTCGAGCTCGACGAGATCTTCCGCGCGTTCGACTCCAAGACGCGCGAGGACTTCCAGATCTGGATGCAGCAGCAGGCGGTCGCGCTGACCGGTCGCGGCAAGGACCTCAACAGCGCGCTGGGCAATCTCGCGCCGTTCGCCTCGGACACCGACACGCTCCTGCGCATCCTCAACGCGCAGTCCGGCGACGTGCGCCAGGTCGTCAAGGGCACAGGCGACGTCTTCGACGCGCTCACCGCGCGCGACGACCAGCTGCGCTCGCTCATCGAGAACTCCAACCGCGTCTTCTCGACGACGGCCCAGCAGGACCGCAACCTCCAGGACATCTTCCGGATCCTGCCGACCTTCGAGAAGGAGTCCGAGCAGACGGTCAAGCGGCTGACCGAGTTCGCCGACAACAGCGATCCGCTCGTGACCCAGCTGCGCCCGGCGGCGCGCGAGCTGTCGCCGACGCTGCAGGAGCTGCAGGGCCTGGCGCCCGACCTGCGCGCGCTGTTCCGCGACCTCGGCCCGCTCGTGGACGCCTCGAAGGAGGGCCTCCCGGCGCTCGACCGCTTCCTCGCCCAGCTCTCGCCGTTCCTGGGCGAGCTCGACGCGCCGCTGGCGCAGCTCAACCCCGCGCTGAGCGGCCTCGGCTACTACAAGCCCGAACTGACCGCGTTCTTCGCGAACGTCGTGGCCGCGACCCAGGCCAGCGGCCCGGTGTCGGACGGCTCGCTCGTGCACTACCTGCGCACGATGAACCCGATCAACCCGGAGAACCTGGCGATCTACGCCAACCGGCTGCCGACGAACCGCCCGAACCCGTACACGCTGCCCGGCACGTTCGACCAGATCGCGCAGGGACTCCCGTCGTACGAGACGCGCCAGTGCGGGTCCGGCGTCCCGATGCTCCTCGCGCCCAACCAGCTGACCGGCGCGATCGGCGGGGCGACGAACGAGCTGACGCCGCTGCTGCCCGAGTCCTTCCAGAACCTCACGCAGGAGCAGGCCGACCAGCTCATCGCGACCCTCAGCACGTTCATCACGCCGGCGCTCCAGAACGACATCTTCAAGTTCGCCTTCAGCGGGGTGACGACCGCGATCGCGCCGCCGTGCAAGCAGCAGGGCCTGTTCCCGACGCGCGCGGGGACGACCCAGTACCCCCACATCAGCGCCGCCCCGAACGGGCACACCCCGGGCCCGTGA